From Hypanus sabinus isolate sHypSab1 chromosome 9, sHypSab1.hap1, whole genome shotgun sequence:
ACATGATAAATAATGGAGGAcaacacacaaagatggacaaacaaccaatgtgcaaatgacaacacatagtgcaaacacaaaaaagaaaaaacaaaataataataatgaataaatactgagaacaggagttgtagagtccttggaagtgagtccatagtttgtggaatcagttcagaattgaaattaagtgaagttatcccatttggttcaggagtctgatggttgaggggtagtaactgttcctgaacctggtggtgtgggtcctgaggctcctgtacctccttcctgatggcagcagcgagaagagagcgtggcctgggtggagggtgtccccgatgatggatgctgctgtcctgGGACAACGCTCtgtgaagatgtgctcagtggtggggaggacttggcttgtgatggactgggctgtagccACCActtttgaggtagaacaaggacatcgataacaatgcagaataaaatataaTAGTAAGggagaaagtgcagttcaggtagacaataaggtgcaagactgTAACGAGggagactgtgaggtcaagagtccattagggagtcaTTCAAGTCTCTTAactgtggggtagaagctgtttttgagcctggtgggatgtgctttcaggcttttgtatcttctgcctgatgggagggggagaagagagaatgtctgggtgggtgggggctgctttactgaggcagcgagaaggggaggggaggctagtttTCTGTAATGTGCTAAACTGTCTGCTAGGGGTCAGCATGGTCCCAATGGCCTGAATGGCCTCCTGCAGAGGGGTGGGATTGGTGTGATGTTAATGGCTATGTGTATTCACCACCCCCCTTATTCCTGCAGCTGTTGACACTGTCTCTGCTGAGGCAGATGGGATCTGTGGTGCCTGGGCTCGGTGCCAACACTCTGTACAACACCCAGGCTGGTGAGCTGGCACAGGCCCTGCGGGGagtcctgaccgagcatggagaTCAGCTCTCCATCGCTCAGCGGCTGGCTATCGTCTCCCAGGTAACCGGCACTTCAGGGTGGGGGTGGttcaggagagggggaggggtcatGAAGGGAATGGAATGAGGGGGAGAATGGGGAGGGAGCAGGAGGTGGGGATGGTATGTGGTGTTGGAACAGGATGGGGAGAGAATTGGGGAGGTGGGATTCTTCTGGTCTGAGCCTCCtccactccccaacaccctctccACAACCATTCTAtcctggcctttcaacattcagtacatctcaatgaaatctccccccgccattcttctaaattcccatgaatacaggcccagagccatcaaacacttctcattcattaactgtttcattctcgtgaacctcctctggaccctctccaataccagcacatccttggctTGATAAGGGGCCCAAGTACTCCAAGAGTGCAGTCTGACCGATTCTTTATAAACCCTCAGCGCTGCACCCATGctgacactgcatttgccttccttaccagttGCAAGTTAACGTTTAGGTCCTAGTGAGGGGAGGGAGATGCTGGATCGGTTTCCCAAGCAGACTGCCAAAGCCTCAGGGCCGGAACATTTCCAGCAAGAACCACATCGCATCGGATTTCCAATGCGCGGTTCACTGGCCGTGCCACACGCTGTGGATGGCTGCAGAGTCAGAATTAGaaccaggttcattatcactgacatcttGTGAAATCTGTGGTTTGCGGCGGTAGTACACTGCAGTACATAAAAACCTATCAGTTATAtaggaaatataaaaaataatagtACAGATAGAGCAAAAAGTTAGGGTTCacagaccgttcagaaatcttatggcagggggaagaggctgttcctaaatcgttgagtgtgtgtcttcagactcctgtgcccctccctgatggtggcagtgagaagagagggcacgtcctgggtgctgaaggtccatAACAATGGCTGTTGGCTTCTTGGGGTTTCGCcatttgaagatgttctcgatggtggggaggccagtgctcacaatggagctggcagaggttacaaccctctgcagctctttccgatcctgtgcattggagccttctAGAACAGGGGACATttagggggagtagatttaggacggagatgaggaggaactgcttttcccagagagtggtagatctgtggaattctctgcccaatgaagcagaggAGGCtagctcagtaaatatatttaaaacaaagttgGATAAATTTTagcatagtagaggaattaagggttatgggggaaaggcaggtagatggagatggtCATGTAACACTTGCCGAACAGGCTGGTAAATGTCTAGGGGGAAAAAAGTctagccactcaccaaccccgcCTCCCGTATACGCAGGTGTTGTGGGAATCAAGTTAATGCCGCGTCAcgcacacaatatcaaactcacaccggataccgttatggaatataCTTTagagattttactaaaactaaatgagtactaccaatacagtatatatgaaggaaaaagaaaataaagtacaaGGCGCCAAACTTTTCAGAGTTCattcagtttagtgcacatcgttggagctcaaccatcgaaccatttgaCCCTTCGtcgctttcctccgacctccacgtccttgcacctgggaccacccgggtagttgaccgagcagtgcagcacatgtccaccttcctcggcatctTCTTGACTCCTCAAAAAGACTGCGAAAACcccagctcccagacccacaagacaaaataacatcccccccattggttaacaaatgaatacaatccccgttatcagcaattctaaagctaaacaactgtgagagaaagcacttctcataacaaagaagccttcctactcttaacaaaacaaagaagccattttgattaacatactcAGTACATTGTACtgtcagatcagccgtgatcttattgaatggcagagcaggcttgatgggctggatggccgacccctgctcctatttcttttttTTGGTGAGCAAATGTACATTTTATTTGAATCAAGTGTTTTAGTACAAGGctaaaataaacaaatagttCCATTATACCTCATGAAAAATGTTAAAGGCTAAGCACTGACACAGATCACTGAAAATTGATGGTTCAGGCTCCAACCTGGGCAAAAGCCTCACTTGGAAACTTGGAAATGTACGATCACACAAATCAACTTGAGATTTGGATTTTGCCACCTTCATAGCAACGTACCAATGGAAAAAAGACTGAGCAGCCACCATAGGAATGTTCTCATCACATTGTTCCACAGTCAAGAATGCAAACAGTAACACCTGTCTCTCCACACTGTGATCCCTTTGATTCTGTTTGTTGTATGACATCATAGCCTTCTACTACACGGCCAAACACAACATGCTTTCCATTCAACCAATTAGTTTTATCAGTACAGATAAAAAATTGTGATCCGTTAGTATTGGGCCCAGCGTTTGCCATCGATAGTGTTCCCGGTCCTTCATGTTTGAGTATGAAGTTCTCATCTGGAAATTTGTTCCCATAGATGGATTTGCCTCCTGTGCCATTGCCTTTTGTGAAATCTCCACCTTGGCACAGAAAGCCAGGAATTATTCTGTGAAAAATCG
This genomic window contains:
- the LOC132399054 gene encoding peptidyl-prolyl cis-trans isomerase-like; the protein is MGNPRVFFNIGFDKQPGGYIVFELRSDVVPKTAENFRVLCTKPEGDGFKGSIFHRIIPGFLCQGGDFTKGNGTGGKSIYGNKFPDENFILKHEGPGTLSMANAGPNTNGSQFFICTDKTNWLNGKHVVFGRVVEGYDVIQQTESKGSQCGETGVTVCILDCGTM